One region of Dehalococcoidia bacterium genomic DNA includes:
- the fabF gene encoding beta-ketoacyl-ACP synthase II, with translation MTLLSGTDANGRRRVVVTGLGAITPVGNDAPTTWESLIAGRSGIGRLTLLDGSKFDADVGAEVKGFEPRGVSPKEARRMDRYALFGVAAALEALADAGFPEGVALGDSAGVVFGCGSGGFMLIEEQSRLLREGGPRRVSPFLLTNMLPDAVSGNIAILTGATGPNMAVVAACATGAAAIGEAAEVIRRGDAEVMVAGGAEAPFSEIVYSAFAAMRAIGISEPVEESCRPFDRRRNGFVVAEGAGAVVLESLEHALARGARIRAELAGYGSSNDAFDMVASEDSGRGPVLAMQMALRKAAVPPGAVGYINAHGTGTPLNDRVETAAIKRVFGEHARSLAVSSTKSVTGHMMGAAGAVEALVTVLALERQLLPPTMHYAVPDPDCDLDYVPNAARPVSGLEYALSTSIGLGGHNAALLFRRWEA, from the coding sequence ATGACACTCCTCTCCGGCACTGACGCCAACGGCCGTCGCCGAGTGGTCGTGACCGGCCTCGGCGCCATCACGCCCGTCGGCAACGACGCTCCCACGACCTGGGAGTCCCTCATCGCCGGCCGCAGCGGCATCGGCCGCCTTACGCTCCTCGACGGCTCGAAATTCGATGCGGATGTCGGCGCCGAGGTGAAGGGCTTCGAGCCGAGGGGCGTCTCGCCGAAAGAAGCCCGCCGCATGGACCGCTACGCCCTCTTCGGCGTCGCCGCCGCCCTGGAGGCTCTCGCCGACGCCGGCTTCCCGGAGGGCGTCGCCCTGGGCGACTCAGCCGGAGTGGTCTTCGGCTGCGGGTCTGGCGGCTTCATGCTCATCGAGGAGCAGAGCCGCCTCCTGCGCGAGGGCGGCCCGCGGCGCGTCAGCCCCTTCCTCCTGACGAACATGCTGCCGGACGCCGTATCCGGCAACATCGCCATCCTGACCGGCGCGACCGGCCCCAACATGGCCGTCGTCGCCGCCTGCGCGACCGGTGCGGCGGCGATCGGCGAAGCGGCCGAGGTCATCCGCCGCGGCGATGCGGAGGTGATGGTCGCCGGTGGTGCTGAGGCGCCCTTCTCCGAGATCGTTTATTCGGCCTTCGCGGCGATGCGCGCCATCGGCATCTCGGAGCCGGTCGAAGAGTCCTGCCGTCCATTTGACCGCCGCCGCAACGGCTTCGTGGTCGCCGAGGGCGCAGGCGCCGTCGTGCTCGAGAGCCTGGAGCACGCCCTCGCACGAGGCGCCCGCATCCGCGCCGAGCTCGCCGGCTACGGCTCCAGCAACGACGCCTTCGACATGGTGGCCTCGGAGGACTCCGGCAGGGGCCCGGTGCTCGCCATGCAGATGGCGCTCCGCAAAGCAGCAGTCCCTCCCGGCGCCGTTGGCTACATCAACGCCCACGGCACAGGCACGCCGTTGAACGACCGGGTGGAGACGGCCGCGATCAAGCGGGTGTTCGGGGAGCACGCGCGGTCGCTCGCGGTGTCTTCGACGAAGTCGGTGACCGGCCACATGATGGGCGCCGCTGGCGCCGTCGAGGCGCTGGTCACGGTCCTCGCGCTGGAACGCCAACTGCTGCCGCCGACCATGCACTACGCTGTCCCCGACCCGGACTGCGACCTGGACTACGTGCCAAATGCCGCGAGGCCAGTCTCCGGGCTGGAATACGCCCTTTCGACCTCTATCGGCCTCGGGGGCCACAATGCGGCGCTGCTCTTCCGACGCTGGGAGGCGTAG
- a CDS encoding ACP S-malonyltransferase, with the protein MGVDAGVPDRDADTRVSERATPGLQLPRFALLFPGQGSQRPGMAARLLEISRAARAVFEEADRALDFSLSRLCVEGDAEDLEDTENTQPAILATSVAYFEYLKERVAEVGGRLKPAAFAGHSLGQFSAAVAAQAVPLDDGLQLVRTRGRIMKEWAQQRPGGLATIIGLGREEVAEICAAVSGTESIAIAAHNAPEQFVISGDIAPLERAMQIARERGAAVRRLPISVPGHTPVMRPAADELTPTIRKTRFFTPTAPLVSNLDGSLLTTADEIVQELSDQICEAVEWVRCMGALVNQNIATFVEVGPGRTLTNIARRFGANLPFVAVEDARPEEIKGIGAPLESGQPA; encoded by the coding sequence GTGGGCGTCGATGCCGGAGTGCCTGACAGGGATGCCGACACTCGGGTGTCGGAGCGGGCCACGCCTGGCCTCCAGTTGCCGCGCTTCGCCCTGCTTTTCCCCGGCCAGGGATCGCAGCGGCCGGGCATGGCCGCTCGCCTCCTCGAGATATCGCGCGCAGCCCGGGCCGTCTTCGAAGAGGCTGACCGCGCCCTCGACTTCAGCCTCTCGCGCCTCTGTGTCGAGGGCGACGCCGAGGACCTCGAGGACACGGAGAACACCCAGCCCGCCATCCTCGCGACCAGCGTGGCGTACTTCGAGTATTTGAAGGAGCGCGTCGCAGAGGTAGGTGGGCGTTTGAAGCCCGCGGCCTTCGCAGGCCACAGCCTGGGCCAGTTCAGCGCCGCTGTGGCGGCTCAGGCCGTGCCCCTGGACGACGGCCTGCAGCTCGTCCGCACCCGCGGCCGGATCATGAAGGAATGGGCGCAGCAGCGTCCCGGCGGCCTTGCGACCATCATCGGCCTCGGCCGCGAGGAGGTCGCCGAGATCTGCGCCGCCGTTTCCGGGACCGAGTCCATCGCCATCGCCGCCCACAACGCTCCCGAGCAGTTCGTGATCTCGGGCGACATTGCCCCGCTGGAGCGGGCCATGCAGATCGCCCGCGAGAGGGGCGCTGCGGTGCGGCGCCTGCCCATAAGCGTGCCGGGCCACACCCCCGTGATGCGCCCGGCCGCCGACGAGCTCACCCCGACAATCCGAAAGACGCGCTTCTTCACGCCCACCGCCCCGCTTGTCTCCAACCTGGATGGCAGCCTCCTCACGACGGCGGACGAGATAGTGCAGGAGCTTTCCGACCAGATCTGCGAAGCGGTCGAGTGGGTGCGGTGCATGGGCGCGCTGGTGAACCAGAACATCGCTACCTTCGTCGAGGTCGGGCCCGGACGCACGCTGACGAACATCGCGCGGCGCTTTGGCGCCAATCTGCCGTTCGTGGCCGTGGAAGACGCCCGTCCGGAGGAGATCAAGGGCATCGGCGCCCCCCTGGAGTCCGGCCAGCCAGCATGA
- a CDS encoding diacylglycerol kinase family protein: protein MRYALWVMRAAIVLNPYARNAPSWQRLLSAVAVERLRGWEIEVMESRAPMHAIGLAREAARKGARVVFACGGDGTVNEVINGILGTGAALGVLRAGTGNVFGKEVRVPRKLESALSVLDEGRLYQFDLGYAEGPAVTFAPPDASGPAPADARRYFLLMAGIGFDGAVVRRVPRAPKRVLGTASYVIWGAAEALRFKGTRVSLKLDGQRQEMEVYWTLLGNTRSYGGVADVALQAVADDGLLDAYLFSGKGLPFLISTGARIAFRRHQNAPSVTYARVASLEIETPGLHVQADGEYFGETPIRFGVERRVLEVLLMPGAADRILTGQAGEPVVPQEA, encoded by the coding sequence ATGCGCTATGCCTTATGGGTCATGCGAGCGGCGATCGTCCTGAACCCGTACGCCCGGAACGCGCCTTCATGGCAGAGGCTGCTATCGGCCGTGGCGGTCGAACGGCTGCGGGGCTGGGAGATCGAGGTCATGGAGAGCCGGGCGCCGATGCACGCCATCGGCCTGGCGCGCGAAGCGGCGCGGAAGGGCGCGCGAGTGGTCTTCGCCTGTGGCGGCGATGGCACGGTCAACGAGGTGATTAACGGCATCCTCGGGACGGGCGCGGCCCTGGGCGTGCTGCGGGCCGGCACGGGGAACGTTTTCGGCAAGGAAGTGCGCGTGCCGAGGAAGCTGGAGTCAGCGCTTTCCGTGCTCGACGAAGGACGGCTCTACCAGTTCGACCTGGGCTACGCGGAAGGACCTGCCGTTACCTTTGCGCCGCCGGACGCGTCCGGGCCGGCGCCGGCGGACGCCAGGCGCTACTTCCTGCTGATGGCGGGCATCGGCTTCGACGGCGCCGTCGTGCGGCGGGTGCCACGCGCGCCAAAGCGAGTCCTGGGGACGGCCTCGTACGTCATATGGGGCGCCGCCGAGGCGCTGCGCTTCAAAGGCACGCGGGTGAGCCTGAAATTGGACGGCCAGCGGCAGGAGATGGAAGTTTACTGGACACTGCTCGGTAATACGCGCTCCTACGGCGGCGTCGCGGACGTCGCCTTGCAGGCCGTCGCGGACGACGGGCTTCTCGACGCGTACCTTTTCTCAGGCAAGGGGCTGCCGTTCCTCATCAGCACGGGCGCCAGGATCGCCTTTCGACGCCACCAGAACGCCCCCAGCGTGACGTACGCACGTGTCGCCAGCCTGGAAATCGAGACGCCGGGCCTTCACGTACAGGCGGACGGAGAGTACTTCGGCGAGACGCCGATTCGCTTCGGCGTCGAGCGCCGGGTACTAGAGGTGCTGCTCATGCCCGGAGCCGCTGACCGCATCCTCACCGGCCAGGCCGGCGAGCCAGTGGTCCCTCAGGAAGCTTAG
- the recF gene encoding DNA replication/repair protein RecF translates to MYLRRLQLTAFRNYLQLDLSLPRGNLLFLGANAQGKSNLLEAVYLLANGRSGRAASEAEMISWEAEADPQPVARVTGAVERRTGSLQLEVIIAGPSPKTGARAGKRLRVNGIPRRAADFVGNLRAVQFTAEDMAIITGPPSERRRFLDEMLSQLDRRYYTAGQQYARVLQQRNAVLKRIKEGIGAPDELDFWDDRLVQEGAIIVQARARACASLAALAAAFHRDLSGDAMEALDLEYWPRLAADESWRPEAPAGLEDFQAMLAGGLQRARRREIAAGMSLVGPHRDEVALRINGASAGSFGSRAQVRTATLSLRLAEARILERDITDPPVLLLDDIVSELDEARRRSVLATIADFDQVWFTATDTHGFDPGFMAAAITFRVDAGTISA, encoded by the coding sequence TTGTATCTGAGACGGCTGCAGCTCACGGCCTTTCGGAACTACCTGCAACTCGATCTCTCTCTTCCCAGAGGAAACCTCCTCTTCCTCGGCGCTAACGCTCAGGGCAAGAGCAACCTGCTGGAGGCTGTGTACCTGCTCGCCAACGGGCGTTCCGGCCGCGCGGCCAGCGAAGCCGAGATGATCAGCTGGGAGGCAGAAGCCGACCCCCAGCCCGTCGCGCGGGTGACAGGCGCCGTCGAGCGGCGCACGGGCAGCCTCCAACTCGAGGTGATCATCGCCGGGCCGAGCCCCAAGACGGGCGCCCGGGCAGGCAAGCGGCTGCGCGTCAACGGCATCCCACGCCGTGCCGCCGACTTCGTCGGCAACCTGCGGGCTGTGCAGTTTACGGCCGAGGACATGGCGATAATCACCGGTCCGCCCTCGGAGCGGAGGCGCTTCCTTGACGAAATGCTCTCGCAGCTCGACAGGCGCTACTACACCGCCGGCCAGCAGTATGCGCGGGTGCTACAACAGCGGAACGCCGTCCTCAAGCGCATCAAGGAAGGCATCGGCGCGCCGGACGAATTGGACTTCTGGGACGACAGGCTGGTCCAGGAGGGAGCGATAATCGTGCAGGCGCGCGCGCGGGCCTGCGCCTCGCTCGCGGCCCTCGCCGCTGCCTTCCACCGGGACCTCAGCGGCGACGCCATGGAGGCCCTCGACCTCGAATACTGGCCGCGCCTTGCCGCGGACGAGTCCTGGCGGCCGGAGGCGCCGGCGGGCCTGGAGGACTTTCAGGCAATGCTCGCCGGCGGGCTCCAGCGCGCCCGGCGCCGGGAGATTGCCGCCGGCATGTCCCTTGTGGGGCCCCACAGGGACGAGGTCGCGCTCCGCATCAACGGCGCCTCCGCGGGCTCCTTCGGCTCCCGGGCCCAGGTGCGTACGGCCACTCTCTCCTTGCGGCTGGCCGAAGCCCGCATCCTGGAGCGGGACATCACCGACCCCCCTGTGCTCCTCCTCGACGACATCGTCTCGGAGTTGGACGAAGCGCGTCGCCGCTCGGTGCTCGCGACCATCGCGGACTTCGACCAGGTCTGGTTCACCGCCACCGATACTCACGGCTTCGACCCCGGCTTTATGGCGGCGGCCATTACCTTCCGGGTGGACGCTGGCACGATATCCGCCTGA